A genomic window from Xyrauchen texanus isolate HMW12.3.18 chromosome 15, RBS_HiC_50CHRs, whole genome shotgun sequence includes:
- the gpn2 gene encoding GPN-loop GTPase 2 produces the protein MSSQPSESPIGLHFGQVVIGPPGSGKTTYCRGMQEFLSRLGRKVVVVNLDPANEGLPYPCAVDISELVTLCDVMDSLKLGPNGGLIYCMEYLEANLDWLEDKLKHHRNCYFLFDCPGQVELYTHHNSVKNIFTQLSKWNFRLTAVHLVDSHYCADPAKFISILCTSLATMLHVELPHVNVLSKIDLIEQYGKLAFNLDFYTEVLDLSYLVEHLALDPFFKKFHHLNEKLAEVIQDYSLVYFVPLNVQDKESMTQVLQTVDKANGYCFGDLEERNLQVMMSAAVGADFQFSSTLGVQERYLEPTEKTVDEEVMDL, from the exons ATGTCATCACAGCCTTCAGAATCACCTATAGGCCTACATTTCGGCCAGGTTGTGATCGGTCCACCTGGTTCAGGTAAAACCACCTATTGTCGAGGCATGCAAGAGTTTTTGAGTCGCCTAGGACGCAAAGTGGTGGTTGTTAACCTGGATCCTGCCAATGAAGGATTGCCATATCCATGTGCAGTGGACATATCTGAGCTTGTCACTCTTTGTGATGTGATGGACAGTCTAAAACTTGGCCCCAATGGTGGACTAATTTATTGCATGGAGTATTTAGAGGCCAATTTGGACTGGTTAGAGGACAAGCTGAAACACCACCGCAACTGCTATTTCCTTTTTGATTGCCCAGGACAGGTGGAACTTTACACTCATCATAATTCGGTGAAGAATATATTTACACAGCTTTCCAAGTGGAATTTCAGG CTGACTGCAGTGCACCTGGTGGATTCCCATTATTGCGCTGATCCAGCCAAGTTCATCTCTATACTCTGCACATCCCTGGCCACCATGCTGCATGTGGAATTGCCACATGTCAATGTCCTTTCAAAAATTGACCTTATTGAGCAGTATGGAAAACTTG CATTCAACCTGGACTTCTACACTGAGGTTCTGGACTTGTCTTATTTGGTGGAGCACTTGGCTTTAGACCCTTTTTTCAAGAAGTTCCATCACCTGAATGAGAAGTTGGCTGAAGTGATCCAGGACTACAGCCTTGTGTATTTTGTACCTCTTAATGTGCAA GACAAGGAAAGCATGACACAAGTTTTGCAAACTGTAGACAAAGCCAATGGCTACTGCTTTGGGGACCTGGAGGAGAGGAACCTGCAGGTCATGATGTCTGCTGCTGTAGGGGCAGACTTTCAGTTCAGCTC AACTCTTGGAGTACAGGAGAGATATCTGGAACCCACTGAGAAAACTGTGGATGAAGAAGTTATGGATTTGTGA